A region from the Arachis ipaensis cultivar K30076 chromosome B01, Araip1.1, whole genome shotgun sequence genome encodes:
- the LOC110265975 gene encoding uncharacterized protein LOC110265975, whose protein sequence is MFSKSYSRFCLAGSEEKLAFCKDIRVDVCINYKTEDFVARVKEETGGQGVDIILDCMGASYYQRNLDSLNFDGRLFILGFQEGTSTQTDLRTLVAKRLTVQGVANFGLYRFLVDALLACWKMLKIENSLTHLSHTLLSVFVIMLPL, encoded by the exons ATGTTCTCCAAATCTTATTCTAGATTTTGCTTAGCAGGTAGTGAGGAGAAACTAGCTTTTTGCAAGGATATCAGAGTTGATGTATGCATCAATTACAAAACGGAGGACTTTGTTGCAAGGGTAAAGGAAGAAACTGGTGGTCAAG GTGTCGATATTATTCTTGATTGTATGGGAGCATCCTACTATCAAAGAAATCTCGATAGCTTAAATTTTGATGGAAGGCTTTTCATCCTTGGCTTTCAAGAAGGCACTTCAACACAAACAGATTTGCGCACTTTAGTTGCTAAGCGTCTTACTGTACAAGGTGTTGCGAATTTCGGATTATACCGTTTCCTTGTGGATGCTTTGCTTGCATGTTGGAAGATgttgaaaatagaaaatagcTTAACACATCTTTCACACACTCTGTTATCTGTTTTTGTTATCATGCTTCCTCTTTAG